The Primulina tabacum isolate GXHZ01 chromosome 16, ASM2559414v2, whole genome shotgun sequence genome window below encodes:
- the LOC142529318 gene encoding APO protein 3, mitochondrial-like isoform X2 has protein sequence MLTARGRTFSNLRQIFIRNLYKETRTNASESRSFACASSSNRLDSLELPRKLRKFERKPWVTDINEVKRKARLEKQERTMVRETNFKPPKNGLLVKGLIPVAHDVLAARNQLLFYTSRVAHSISIYFCSVCGDVHVGDPPHKIRTCNVSGSQTNKEHVWERGGVEHVLPVVKSFHLYDRLGRAVSHNERLQVDQIPAIVELCIQAGVDIPKYATRRRFAVRGMEALDKLHSGVLKLMEKYDVQACGYCNEVQVGPKGHRVRQCQAFKHQMRDGQHAWQQASTDDIIPPVYVWHVGDSQDRLLIDALKRYYGKLPAVVELFAQAGASVGEKYQGMMQEDVIVPSLDEENLVV, from the exons ATGCTCACTGCACGAGGCCGAACGTTCTCGAACCTACGCCAGATTTTTATAAGAAATCTTTACAAAGAAACTCGAACGAATGCATCAGAATCAAGAAGTTTTGCTTGCGCATCGAGCTCAAACAGGTTGGATTCGTTGGAGCTACCAAGAaagcttagaaagttcgaacgGAAGCCATGGGTGACAGATATTAACGAAGTGAAGCGAAAGGCTAGATTGGAAAAGCAAGAGAGAACAATGGTTCGAGAGACTAATTTCAAGCCTCCCAAAAATGGGCTGTTGGTAAAAGGACTAATCCCAGTTGCTCATGATGTTTTAGCTGCCAGAAATCAATTACTATTTTATACATCAAGAGTCGCTCATAGTATATCCATTTATTTTTGCAG TGTTTGTGGAGATGTTCATGTGGGTGATCCACCACATAAGATTCGGACATGTAACGTGAGCGGAAGCCAAACAAATAAAGAACATGTGTGGGAGAGAGGAGGAGTTGAGCATGTGTTACCTGTTGTGAAATCTTTTCATCTGTATGATAGACTGGGAAGAGCTGTTTCGCACAATGAACGTCTACAAGTAGATCAGATTCCGGCCATCGTGGAATTGTGCATTCAAGCTGGTGTGGACATTCCTAAGTATGCAACAAGAAGAC GTTTTGCTGTGCGAGGAATGGAAGCACTGGATAAATTACATTCCGGAGTCCTAAAACTCATGGAGAAATATGATGTCCAAGCATGTGGATATTGTAATGAGGTGCAAGTTGGGCCTAAAGGGCATAGGGTGAGGCAATGCCAGGCATTCAAACACCAAATGAGGGACGGCCAACATGCTTGGCAACAAGCGTCCACTGACGACATTATTCCCCCTGTATACGTGTGGCATGTTGGGGATTCACAAGATAGACTTCTCATTGATGCTTTGAAGCGGTATTACGGGAAGTTACCTGCTGTGGTCGAGTTGTTTGCACAAGCTGGAGCATCAGTAGGAGAAAAATATCAGGGAATGATGCAGGAAGATGTGATCGTACCTAGTTTAGATGAAGAAAATCTTGTTGTTTGA
- the LOC142529318 gene encoding APO protein 3, mitochondrial-like isoform X1 — MLTARGRTFSNLRQIFIRNLYKETRTNASESRSFACASSSNRLDSLELPRKLRKFERKPWVTDINEVKRKARLEKQERTMVRETNFKPPKNGLLVKGLIPVAHDVLAARNQLLFYTSRVAHSISIYFCSVCGDVHVGDPPHKIRTCNVSGSQTNKEHVWERGGVEHVLPVVKSFHLYDRLGRAVSHNERLQVDQIPAIVELCIQAGVDIPKYATRRREFPVYYVAGRLIDFEKKFPKTDSHEKDINTSGFWASPKSSNDDQKFLDFPFDNLKGFAVRGMEALDKLHSGVLKLMEKYDVQACGYCNEVQVGPKGHRVRQCQAFKHQMRDGQHAWQQASTDDIIPPVYVWHVGDSQDRLLIDALKRYYGKLPAVVELFAQAGASVGEKYQGMMQEDVIVPSLDEENLVV, encoded by the exons ATGCTCACTGCACGAGGCCGAACGTTCTCGAACCTACGCCAGATTTTTATAAGAAATCTTTACAAAGAAACTCGAACGAATGCATCAGAATCAAGAAGTTTTGCTTGCGCATCGAGCTCAAACAGGTTGGATTCGTTGGAGCTACCAAGAaagcttagaaagttcgaacgGAAGCCATGGGTGACAGATATTAACGAAGTGAAGCGAAAGGCTAGATTGGAAAAGCAAGAGAGAACAATGGTTCGAGAGACTAATTTCAAGCCTCCCAAAAATGGGCTGTTGGTAAAAGGACTAATCCCAGTTGCTCATGATGTTTTAGCTGCCAGAAATCAATTACTATTTTATACATCAAGAGTCGCTCATAGTATATCCATTTATTTTTGCAG TGTTTGTGGAGATGTTCATGTGGGTGATCCACCACATAAGATTCGGACATGTAACGTGAGCGGAAGCCAAACAAATAAAGAACATGTGTGGGAGAGAGGAGGAGTTGAGCATGTGTTACCTGTTGTGAAATCTTTTCATCTGTATGATAGACTGGGAAGAGCTGTTTCGCACAATGAACGTCTACAAGTAGATCAGATTCCGGCCATCGTGGAATTGTGCATTCAAGCTGGTGTGGACATTCCTAAGTATGCAACAAGAAGACGTGAGTTCCCTGTTTACTACGTTGCTGGAAGGCTGATTGATTTTGAGAAGAAGTTTCCGAAAACTGATTCACATGAAAAGGACATAAACACATCTGGCTTTTGGGCATCTCCAAAGAGTTCGAACGATGATCAGAAATTTTTAGATTTTCCATTTGACAATCTCAAAG GTTTTGCTGTGCGAGGAATGGAAGCACTGGATAAATTACATTCCGGAGTCCTAAAACTCATGGAGAAATATGATGTCCAAGCATGTGGATATTGTAATGAGGTGCAAGTTGGGCCTAAAGGGCATAGGGTGAGGCAATGCCAGGCATTCAAACACCAAATGAGGGACGGCCAACATGCTTGGCAACAAGCGTCCACTGACGACATTATTCCCCCTGTATACGTGTGGCATGTTGGGGATTCACAAGATAGACTTCTCATTGATGCTTTGAAGCGGTATTACGGGAAGTTACCTGCTGTGGTCGAGTTGTTTGCACAAGCTGGAGCATCAGTAGGAGAAAAATATCAGGGAATGATGCAGGAAGATGTGATCGTACCTAGTTTAGATGAAGAAAATCTTGTTGTTTGA